From a region of the Deltaproteobacteria bacterium genome:
- a CDS encoding DUF4258 domain-containing protein → MKIRFYIDSETGLPHIYNHKVREDEVEDVLQKPGEDRPGKENSRIAIGQTRNGRYLRVIYVPNPEPDSVFVITAYELVGKPLKAYRRRGRRRQRR, encoded by the coding sequence ATGAAAATTCGTTTTTACATTGATTCAGAGACTGGTCTTCCTCATATTTACAACCATAAGGTGCGGGAAGATGAGGTCGAAGATGTACTCCAAAAGCCCGGAGAGGACCGTCCGGGCAAGGAAAACTCTCGAATTGCTATCGGACAAACACGGAACGGTCGATATCTTCGAGTTATCTATGTCCCCAATCCTGAGCCTGACAGTGTATTCGTAATCACTGCATATGAATTGGTAGGGAAACCCCTCAAAGCATATCGGCGTCGAGGCCGAAGGAGACAAAGACGATGA